A part of Aquibium oceanicum genomic DNA contains:
- a CDS encoding aspartate aminotransferase family protein: MQSNAIQMTDQPADGQRPSNLFYLASLRRPLVDRADGIYIWDQTGRRFIDGSSGAMVVNIGHGNRTVIEAMKRQMDRVTFAYRLHFENEPAEELARQLAAHMPEGLDRMFFVSGGSEAVESCIKLARQWAVATNQPQRWKVVTRFPSYHGGTIGSLSVTGDDALVESFRPLLRAMPTVPAPVTWRDRDNFSPEERGVRYADMLEERILEEGPETVLAFIMEPIGGAATAALVAPDSYYSRIREICDRFGVLLIHDEVMSGAGRSGRFLGGDHWDCLPDIVAMSKGIGSGYAPLGAMAASSRLVQPLLDAGGFQHGHTYAGNPLACAAGLAVLGEMDRLHLIDNAAAMGDALMGELLELRKRFPFIADVRGKGLLIGAEMVADPETLAPIEPGKKAYQRLLDHAYARGLIIYARRVKGGLDGDNFIVAPPMVVTREQVDEIVSILGDSLEALARDLDLPVNG; the protein is encoded by the coding sequence ATGCAATCCAACGCTATCCAGATGACCGACCAGCCGGCCGATGGTCAGAGGCCTTCGAACCTGTTCTACCTCGCCAGTCTCCGCCGGCCGCTGGTCGACCGCGCCGATGGCATCTACATCTGGGACCAGACCGGCCGGCGCTTCATCGACGGGTCGAGCGGGGCGATGGTGGTCAACATCGGCCACGGCAACCGCACCGTGATCGAGGCGATGAAGCGGCAGATGGATCGCGTCACCTTCGCCTACCGGCTGCATTTCGAGAACGAACCGGCGGAGGAACTGGCACGGCAACTGGCGGCGCACATGCCGGAAGGTCTCGACCGCATGTTCTTCGTCTCGGGCGGGTCGGAAGCAGTGGAATCCTGCATCAAGCTGGCGCGCCAGTGGGCCGTGGCAACGAACCAGCCGCAGCGCTGGAAGGTGGTCACGCGGTTTCCCTCCTATCACGGCGGCACGATCGGGTCGCTTTCGGTCACGGGGGACGATGCCCTGGTCGAGAGCTTCCGTCCGCTGCTGCGCGCGATGCCGACCGTACCGGCACCCGTCACTTGGCGCGACCGCGACAACTTCTCGCCGGAAGAGCGCGGGGTGCGCTACGCCGACATGCTGGAGGAGCGCATTCTCGAAGAAGGTCCGGAGACGGTGCTCGCCTTCATCATGGAGCCGATCGGCGGGGCCGCGACCGCGGCGCTCGTCGCGCCCGACAGCTATTATAGCCGCATCCGCGAGATCTGCGACCGCTTCGGGGTGCTCCTGATCCATGACGAGGTGATGAGCGGGGCGGGCCGAAGCGGCCGGTTCCTCGGTGGCGACCACTGGGACTGCCTGCCCGACATCGTCGCCATGTCGAAGGGGATCGGTTCCGGCTATGCGCCGCTCGGCGCCATGGCGGCTTCCTCGCGGCTCGTCCAGCCGCTGCTCGACGCCGGCGGCTTCCAGCACGGCCACACCTATGCCGGCAATCCGCTCGCCTGCGCGGCCGGACTGGCGGTGCTCGGCGAGATGGACCGGCTGCACCTGATCGACAACGCGGCGGCGATGGGCGATGCGCTGATGGGCGAACTTCTGGAATTGCGGAAGCGCTTCCCCTTCATCGCCGACGTGCGCGGCAAGGGCCTGCTGATCGGGGCCGAGATGGTCGCCGACCCGGAGACGCTGGCGCCGATCGAGCCCGGCAAGAAGGCCTATCAGCGCCTGCTCGACCATGCCTATGCACGCGGTCTCATCATCTACGCCCGGCGGGTGAAGGGCGGTCTGGACGGAGACAACTTCATCGTCGCGCCTCCAATGGTGGTCACCCGCGAACAGGTCGACGAGATCGTCTCGATCCTGGGGGACTCGCTCGAGGCACTCGCCCGCGACCTCGATCTACCCGTGAACGGCTGA
- a CDS encoding lipocalin-like domain-containing protein yields the protein MNVRALFFLLVGVGNAYAQGFAGLGTDAEGFAMPEQGRQFQFPQDHGPHPDYRIEWWYVTANLTGPDGADYGLQWTLFRTALAPGEAEGWESPQVWFGHAAVTSATTHLATERFARGGTGQAGVEAQPFTAWIDDWRMAGDSFDRLELKATGPDFAYDIAMEARGPLVLHGDEGYSVKSAKGQASHYYSQPFFAVEGTLSLPDGDVPVSGTAWVDREWSSQPLAEDQAGWDWFSLSFDTGEKLMGFRLRDAAGGAFTSATWIAADGDPTPYADGKLVATPVQTSRVAGRDLPTQWRLVLAERGLDVTVGALNDQAWMDLGIPYWEGPVRVSGTHQGRGYLEMTGYAED from the coding sequence ATGAACGTTAGGGCCCTCTTCTTCCTGTTGGTGGGAGTCGGCAACGCCTACGCCCAGGGCTTTGCCGGGCTCGGCACCGACGCCGAGGGCTTCGCCATGCCGGAGCAGGGTCGACAGTTCCAGTTCCCGCAGGACCATGGTCCCCATCCGGACTACCGGATCGAGTGGTGGTATGTGACCGCGAACCTGACCGGCCCCGACGGCGCGGACTATGGCCTGCAATGGACCCTGTTCCGCACCGCGCTGGCGCCCGGCGAGGCCGAAGGATGGGAGAGCCCGCAGGTCTGGTTCGGCCATGCCGCCGTCACCAGCGCCACGACCCACCTCGCCACGGAACGGTTCGCCCGGGGCGGCACGGGGCAGGCGGGGGTGGAGGCGCAGCCCTTCACCGCCTGGATCGACGACTGGCGCATGGCCGGCGACAGCTTCGACAGACTGGAGCTCAAGGCGACCGGACCGGACTTCGCCTACGACATCGCGATGGAGGCGAGGGGGCCGCTCGTCCTTCACGGCGACGAGGGCTATTCGGTCAAGTCGGCCAAGGGGCAGGCGAGCCACTATTACTCGCAGCCCTTCTTCGCGGTCGAGGGAACGCTGAGCCTGCCGGACGGCGACGTTCCGGTGAGCGGCACGGCCTGGGTCGATCGTGAATGGTCGTCGCAGCCCCTGGCGGAAGACCAGGCCGGATGGGACTGGTTCTCGCTGTCGTTCGACACGGGCGAGAAGCTGATGGGGTTCCGTTTGCGCGATGCCGCCGGCGGCGCCTTCACTTCCGCGACCTGGATCGCCGCGGACGGCGACCCGACGCCTTATGCCGACGGCAAGCTCGTCGCGACCCCGGTGCAGACGAGCCGCGTCGCCGGGCGCGACCTCCCGACGCAATGGAGGCTGGTTCTGGCGGAACGGGGTCTCGACGTGACGGTCGGCGCCCTCAACGACCAGGCCTGGATGGATCTCGGGATTCCGTACTGGGAAGGTCCGGTCCGCGTGTCTGGCACCCACCAGGGCCGGGGATATCTGGAGATGACGGGCTATGCCGAGGATTGA
- a CDS encoding ABC transporter ATP-binding protein, translating into MLLSIEDLRKSYPGPEGAVSVLRGVTLSLAAGETLALTGESGSGKSTLLHLVAGLDAVDGGRILLDGHEVNALDDSGRARLRRNTVGIVFQQFNLIPSLDVAANIAFQARLSGATDREDLSRLAGVLGLEAHLRKYPEQLSGGQQQRVAIARVLAARPKLILADEPTGNLDEATADEVMGQFLALVAEAGSALLMVTHSPRLAARLGRHAHLSQGRLA; encoded by the coding sequence ATGCTGCTTTCGATCGAAGACCTGCGCAAATCCTATCCCGGACCCGAAGGCGCGGTGTCTGTCTTGCGTGGCGTGACGCTGTCGCTCGCGGCCGGAGAGACACTGGCGCTGACGGGGGAGTCCGGATCGGGCAAGAGCACGCTGCTGCATCTGGTGGCCGGGCTCGACGCCGTCGACGGTGGCCGCATCCTGCTCGACGGGCACGAGGTGAACGCGCTCGATGACAGCGGGCGCGCGCGACTGCGGCGCAACACCGTCGGCATCGTCTTCCAGCAGTTCAACCTCATCCCCTCGCTGGACGTTGCCGCCAACATCGCCTTCCAGGCAAGGTTGAGCGGAGCGACTGACCGCGAGGACCTCTCACGGCTCGCGGGCGTGCTCGGCCTCGAGGCGCATCTGCGGAAATATCCGGAGCAATTGTCGGGCGGCCAGCAGCAGCGGGTGGCGATCGCCCGGGTACTAGCGGCGCGGCCGAAGCTGATCCTTGCCGACGAGCCGACCGGCAATCTCGACGAGGCGACAGCCGACGAGGTGATGGGTCAGTTCCTCGCGCTCGTGGCGGAGGCGGGCTCGGCGCTCCTGATGGTCACGCACTCCCCGCGCCTCGCCGCCCGTCTCGGCCGGCACGCGCATTTGAGCCAGGGTCGTCTCGCGTGA
- a CDS encoding histone deacetylase family protein: MKAFYADEQKRHDPKAFLSSGAPQPNPEQPERVERLLAGARAAGCPVERPRDHGLAPMAAVHTPEYLEFLQNIYTRWRRIKDASEEVIPNIHPLARDGAYPASAVGQAGYHMADTACPISAETWESVCWSAWSATSAAEDVMSGAPAAYALCRPPGHHAFADVAGGFCFVNNSAVAAQHLRRNASRVAILDVDLHHGNGTQGIFYRRSDVLTVSIHADPVRFYPFFWGHADERGEDAGLGYNLNLPLPRKTGDDGFVAALDDGLRRIRAFAPDALVVALGLDASEHDPFGGLSVSTDGFARIAERISALRLPSVIVQEGGYLCDQLGDNLSAFLGGWNGSAT; this comes from the coding sequence ATGAAGGCTTTCTACGCCGACGAACAGAAGCGGCACGATCCGAAGGCATTCCTGTCGAGTGGCGCGCCGCAGCCCAACCCGGAACAGCCGGAGCGCGTGGAACGGTTGCTCGCGGGAGCAAGAGCTGCCGGCTGCCCGGTCGAGCGTCCCCGCGACCACGGGCTGGCGCCGATGGCAGCGGTGCACACCCCGGAATACCTCGAGTTTCTGCAGAACATCTACACGCGCTGGCGGCGGATTAAGGATGCTTCCGAGGAAGTGATCCCCAACATTCATCCGCTCGCCCGCGATGGCGCCTATCCGGCATCGGCCGTGGGACAGGCCGGCTACCACATGGCCGACACCGCCTGTCCGATCTCGGCCGAGACCTGGGAGAGCGTCTGCTGGAGCGCCTGGAGCGCGACATCCGCGGCGGAAGACGTGATGTCCGGCGCGCCGGCCGCCTATGCGCTCTGCCGTCCGCCCGGACACCACGCATTCGCGGATGTGGCGGGCGGCTTCTGCTTCGTCAACAATTCGGCGGTGGCCGCTCAGCATCTGCGGCGTAATGCATCCCGGGTGGCGATCCTCGACGTCGACCTGCACCACGGCAACGGGACGCAAGGCATCTTCTATCGGCGGTCCGACGTGCTGACCGTCTCGATCCATGCCGACCCCGTCCGCTTCTATCCCTTCTTCTGGGGCCATGCCGACGAACGCGGAGAGGATGCCGGTCTCGGCTACAATCTCAACCTGCCGCTGCCGCGCAAGACCGGCGACGACGGCTTCGTTGCGGCGCTCGACGACGGCCTGCGGCGCATCCGCGCTTTCGCGCCCGACGCGCTCGTCGTAGCCCTTGGCCTCGACGCTTCCGAACACGATCCTTTCGGTGGACTATCGGTCTCCACGGATGGCTTCGCCCGCATTGCCGAGCGGATCTCCGCCCTTCGGCTACCGAGCGTCATCGTGCAGGAGGGCGGCTATCTCTGCGACCAGCTGGGCGACAACCTCTCGGCATTCCTTGGCGGATGGAACGGTTCGGCAACCTGA
- a CDS encoding 3-keto-5-aminohexanoate cleavage protein yields the protein MAPKKVIVTCAVTGSVHTPSMSPYLPVTPDQIATDAIAAAEAGASILHLHARDPKDGRPTADPDVFMQFLPRIKQSTDAVINITTGGSSLMELDERLAAPLRAEPEMCSLNMGSMNFALFPALERERDWQHAWEPELLEATRSTIFRNTFADMEAIIACLSEGCGTRFEFECYDVGHLYSLAHFRDRGLVSGPLFIQFVLGVLGGIGADADNLTHMKRTADKLFGDDYRFSVLAAGRHQMPLLSIAAAMGGNVRVGLEDSLYDGRELARSNADQVRRIRTVIDALSLEVATPAEAREMLQLKGGDRVAF from the coding sequence ATGGCACCGAAGAAAGTCATCGTCACATGCGCGGTCACCGGCTCGGTGCACACGCCCAGTATGAGCCCCTACCTGCCGGTGACGCCGGACCAGATCGCGACGGACGCCATCGCGGCGGCCGAAGCGGGCGCCTCGATCCTGCATCTTCACGCACGCGATCCGAAAGACGGCCGGCCGACCGCCGATCCGGACGTCTTCATGCAGTTCCTGCCTCGCATCAAACAATCCACCGATGCGGTGATCAACATCACCACCGGCGGCTCCTCCCTCATGGAGCTGGACGAAAGGCTGGCCGCACCGTTGCGCGCGGAGCCGGAGATGTGCTCGCTCAACATGGGTTCAATGAACTTCGCGCTGTTTCCGGCGCTGGAACGCGAGCGCGACTGGCAGCACGCATGGGAGCCGGAACTTCTGGAGGCAACGCGCTCGACGATCTTCAGGAACACCTTCGCCGACATGGAGGCGATCATCGCCTGCCTCAGCGAGGGCTGCGGCACGCGCTTCGAGTTCGAATGCTACGATGTTGGCCACCTCTATTCGCTGGCGCATTTCCGCGATCGCGGTCTGGTATCGGGGCCGCTGTTCATCCAGTTCGTGCTGGGGGTCCTGGGCGGCATCGGCGCCGACGCCGACAATCTCACGCACATGAAACGCACCGCGGACAAGCTTTTCGGCGACGACTACCGCTTCTCGGTGCTTGCGGCCGGCCGTCACCAGATGCCGCTGCTGTCGATCGCCGCTGCCATGGGCGGAAACGTCCGCGTCGGGCTCGAGGACAGTCTTTACGATGGACGAGAACTGGCCCGGTCCAACGCCGACCAGGTCCGTCGTATCCGAACCGTGATCGACGCGCTCTCGCTGGAGGTCGCCACTCCGGCCGAAGCGCGGGAGATGCTGCAGCTGAAAGGCGGCGACCGGGTGGCCTTCTAG
- a CDS encoding N,N-dimethylformamidase beta subunit family domain-containing protein, producing MTATNSYPDFGLTSEQRREAVAGNQYEWPGMDGDRGEIWCYTDRYSYAAGDTVRLQVSSTAATYSIEIVRDGATETRVFSREGLASRWQDTPDQVSVEGCGWETSFEFEIPRDWPSGAYRVTLAAEGRDGGKIRTHHLFIVRPEKGRKPGRVLQVAATGTWTAYNTWGGSNHYQGITGPGRDMYAPTVSIERPFCRGFVALPPEAPRVPVDFYVPPATPPRYPHMEWAFANGYSRKYASSGWASYDSHFFRWAERTGYAIDLASQHELHFDPDILDGYDCVVFVGHDEYWTWEMRDAVDSYVERGGRAARFAGNFMWQTRLEDEGRRQTCYKYRARAEDPVYRQADTSRTSTSWEAPEIGRPGALTFGLNATQGLYVGWGGCAPRGVRGFPVYRPEHWAFAGTGIYYGDLLGAESHAFGYEVDGLDYVIRGGLPEPTETSGAPKGLQILALGMSSLKEESADIPADDQFLSDADAKFVAQTLVGDESDAAVERVKRGAGMIVNFPRGKGEVFHAGSCEWVAGLKLQDAMVERVTANVLDRYLNR from the coding sequence ATGACTGCCACGAATTCCTATCCCGATTTCGGCCTGACGTCCGAGCAGCGCCGCGAGGCCGTGGCCGGCAACCAGTACGAATGGCCGGGCATGGACGGCGATCGCGGCGAGATCTGGTGCTACACCGACCGCTACTCCTACGCGGCGGGCGATACCGTGAGGCTGCAGGTGTCGTCGACGGCCGCGACGTACTCCATCGAGATCGTGCGCGACGGCGCGACGGAAACCCGCGTCTTCTCGCGTGAAGGCCTGGCCTCCCGCTGGCAGGACACGCCTGATCAGGTTTCGGTGGAAGGCTGCGGCTGGGAGACGAGCTTCGAATTCGAGATCCCGCGCGACTGGCCGTCCGGCGCCTATCGCGTGACGCTCGCGGCGGAAGGTCGGGATGGCGGCAAGATCAGAACGCACCATCTCTTCATCGTGCGTCCGGAGAAGGGCCGCAAGCCCGGCCGTGTGCTCCAGGTCGCCGCGACCGGCACCTGGACGGCCTACAACACCTGGGGCGGTTCGAATCATTATCAGGGCATCACCGGGCCCGGTCGCGACATGTATGCGCCGACCGTGAGCATCGAGCGGCCGTTCTGCCGCGGCTTCGTGGCGCTGCCGCCGGAGGCGCCGCGCGTACCGGTCGATTTCTACGTCCCGCCGGCGACGCCCCCGCGCTACCCGCACATGGAATGGGCCTTCGCCAACGGCTATTCGCGCAAATACGCCTCCTCCGGCTGGGCGAGTTATGACAGCCACTTCTTCCGCTGGGCGGAGCGGACCGGGTACGCGATCGATCTCGCCAGCCAGCACGAGCTGCATTTCGATCCCGACATCCTCGACGGCTACGACTGCGTGGTCTTCGTCGGCCACGACGAGTACTGGACCTGGGAGATGCGCGACGCCGTGGACAGCTATGTGGAAAGGGGCGGACGCGCCGCGCGCTTCGCCGGCAACTTCATGTGGCAGACGCGGCTGGAGGACGAAGGCCGGCGCCAGACCTGCTACAAGTACCGGGCGCGCGCCGAGGACCCGGTCTACCGCCAGGCGGACACGAGCCGGACCTCGACGTCCTGGGAAGCGCCGGAGATCGGTCGGCCGGGGGCGCTCACTTTCGGTCTCAATGCCACGCAGGGGCTCTATGTCGGCTGGGGCGGCTGCGCGCCGCGCGGCGTGCGCGGGTTTCCCGTCTATCGGCCGGAGCACTGGGCCTTCGCGGGCACCGGCATCTACTACGGCGACCTGCTCGGGGCGGAGAGCCATGCCTTCGGCTACGAGGTCGACGGGCTGGACTACGTCATCCGCGGCGGTCTGCCGGAGCCGACCGAGACGAGCGGTGCGCCGAAGGGGCTCCAGATCCTGGCCCTCGGCATGTCGTCGCTGAAGGAGGAGAGCGCCGACATTCCCGCCGACGACCAGTTCCTGTCCGACGCCGACGCGAAATTCGTCGCGCAGACGCTGGTCGGCGACGAAAGCGACGCGGCGGTGGAGCGGGTGAAGCGCGGCGCCGGCATGATCGTCAATTTCCCGCGCGGCAAGGGCGAGGTTTTCCACGCCGGAAGCTGCGAGTGGGTTGCCGGGCTCAAGCTGCAGGACGCGATGGTCGAGCGCGTCACCGCAAACGTTCTCGACCGCTACCTCAACCGATAG
- a CDS encoding Lrp/AsnC ligand binding domain-containing protein — MRVATKDLHEFERFLVGRLTKVRGVASIESSIPLRRVKSGFARTE, encoded by the coding sequence ATGAGAGTTGCCACCAAGGACCTGCACGAGTTCGAAAGGTTCCTCGTAGGCCGCCTGACGAAGGTGCGCGGCGTGGCGTCGATCGAGTCGTCGATACCGCTGCGGCGCGTGAAGTCTGGGTTCGCACGGACCGAATGA
- a CDS encoding amino acid ABC transporter ATP-binding protein gives MVEVKGARKAFGDNEVLKGIDLTVGRGEIIAIIGPSGSGKSTLLRAINHLETLDGGEVWLDGVQVNQPLKGRAFERHINQVRQRMGMVFQHFNLFPHLTVVENIAMGPIVLKGTPKAEAREQALELLRKVGLADKIDAFPSKLSGGQKQRVAIARALAMQPMVMLFDEATSALDPELVDEVNLVMKQLAAEHMTMLIVTHEMRFAGEVADRVLFMDGGVVVEEGPPSEIFTAPKQDRTRGFLRKYLTTAPDA, from the coding sequence ATGGTCGAGGTGAAGGGCGCACGCAAGGCGTTCGGCGACAACGAGGTTCTGAAGGGCATCGACCTGACCGTCGGTCGCGGCGAGATCATCGCCATCATCGGGCCGAGCGGCTCGGGCAAGAGCACGCTGCTTCGGGCGATCAACCATCTGGAGACGCTCGACGGCGGCGAGGTCTGGCTCGACGGCGTGCAGGTGAACCAGCCGCTGAAGGGCCGCGCCTTCGAACGCCACATCAACCAAGTGCGGCAGCGAATGGGCATGGTGTTCCAGCACTTCAACCTGTTCCCGCATCTCACCGTGGTGGAGAACATCGCCATGGGGCCGATCGTGCTCAAGGGCACACCGAAGGCCGAGGCGCGCGAGCAGGCGCTGGAGCTTCTGCGCAAGGTCGGCCTCGCCGACAAGATCGACGCCTTCCCCTCGAAGCTCTCCGGCGGCCAGAAGCAGCGCGTGGCGATCGCCCGCGCGCTCGCCATGCAACCGATGGTGATGCTGTTCGACGAGGCAACCTCCGCGCTCGATCCCGAACTCGTGGACGAGGTGAACCTCGTCATGAAACAGCTCGCGGCCGAGCACATGACCATGCTCATCGTGACCCACGAGATGCGTTTCGCCGGCGAGGTCGCCGACCGGGTACTGTTCATGGACGGCGGCGTGGTCGTGGAGGAGGGACCGCCGTCCGAGATCTTCACCGCGCCGAAGCAGGACCGTACACGCGGGTTCCTGCGCAAGTATCTCACCACCGCCCCGGACGCCTGA
- a CDS encoding GNAT family N-acetyltransferase — MDPAVTIRIATVEDADAIHRAVLGIAETMDEVHRVASTPEDLARHGFGERPAFEALIAEANGEMAGVCVFFPSFSTYRGQPGAYVLDLFVDRQWRRRGVAAGLLQRVAAITRARGGAYVRLSVDAENGAAQEFYVSLGIEHASEERIHAVYGDAFAALADAGDRLA, encoded by the coding sequence ATGGATCCCGCAGTCACGATCCGGATCGCGACCGTCGAGGACGCCGACGCGATCCATCGCGCGGTTCTGGGCATCGCGGAGACGATGGACGAGGTGCACCGTGTGGCCAGCACGCCGGAGGACCTCGCGCGGCACGGCTTCGGGGAGCGCCCGGCCTTCGAAGCGCTGATAGCCGAAGCGAATGGCGAGATGGCAGGCGTGTGCGTCTTCTTCCCGAGCTTTTCCACCTATCGCGGGCAGCCGGGCGCCTATGTTCTCGACCTATTCGTCGATCGACAATGGCGAAGGCGCGGAGTGGCCGCCGGTCTGTTGCAGCGTGTGGCGGCGATCACCCGGGCGCGGGGCGGTGCCTACGTCCGCCTCTCGGTCGATGCGGAGAACGGCGCGGCGCAGGAGTTCTATGTTTCCCTCGGTATCGAGCATGCCTCGGAGGAGCGCATCCACGCCGTCTATGGCGACGCTTTCGCCGCGCTGGCCGATGCCGGGGATCGCCTGGCCTGA
- a CDS encoding FtsX-like permease family protein, which translates to MTGAVVAALVSHWRRNRLQLMTLVLGLAMATALWSGVQAINSEARASYDAAAATLAEGRFDQLVPRDGEMMPQQRFVALRRAGWLVSPVVEARLRIDNTTLRLIGVDPLTMPEGSAASAALGRTDLDGFVRADTLVAGPEAAVVLTANLANPVLTDPAVAPGTVLADIGVAQALLDRAGRISRLIVLPDQPLRQPPLDEIAPDLVLVRAQASSDVGRLTDSFHLNLTAFGFLSFAVGIFIVHGAIGLAFEQRRGMVRTLRALGVPIAGLIVLMLLELVVLAVLAGALGLVLGYWIAALLLPDVAATVRGLYGADVAGTLQIRPAWWLSGLAMALGGALMAAASAFWRLARMPILASAGGRAWALASGRTRVLQAAAAVLLLGAAGLLTIVGTGLAAGFALLAALLLGAALALPTCLAAILRLGEGLSGGPMAHWFWADTRQQLPGLGLALMALLLAMAANVGVSTMVSSFRLTFVGFLDQRLSAELYVDAEAVADRSALERFLDARADAVLPIMSVDATLAGLPAEIFGARVGDTYRDNWRFLDASPAVWDEVEEGRAVVINEQLSRRAGLQVGDMLALAPELSLPVAGVVGDYGNPIGQAIVGEALFRQTFPSVQPSRYGLRTDDAQGVRQALVETFDLSPARIIDQASLKAFSLSVFERTFSVTGALNVLTLAVAAFAILMSLLTLAALRLPQMAPVWAMGTTQRRLAVQEILRTLLLAAVTALLALPLGLALAWVLLAIVNVEAFGWRLPMYLFPVEYARLVLFALVAALVAALWPAWRLARMEPAALLRIFANER; encoded by the coding sequence GTGACCGGCGCGGTCGTTGCGGCGCTCGTGTCGCACTGGCGGCGCAATCGGCTCCAGCTCATGACGCTGGTGCTCGGCCTCGCCATGGCGACGGCGCTCTGGTCCGGCGTCCAGGCGATCAATTCGGAGGCCCGCGCAAGCTACGATGCGGCCGCCGCGACGCTGGCAGAAGGCAGGTTCGACCAGCTCGTCCCGCGCGACGGGGAGATGATGCCGCAGCAACGGTTCGTCGCTCTGCGCCGCGCCGGCTGGCTGGTCAGCCCGGTCGTGGAAGCGCGCCTGCGCATCGACAACACGACCTTGCGGCTGATCGGTGTCGATCCGCTGACCATGCCCGAGGGCTCCGCCGCGAGCGCGGCACTGGGGCGTACCGACCTTGACGGGTTCGTACGCGCGGACACGCTGGTTGCCGGGCCGGAGGCTGCGGTCGTCCTGACCGCGAACCTGGCAAATCCGGTCCTGACCGACCCCGCCGTCGCGCCGGGCACCGTGCTTGCCGACATCGGCGTCGCTCAGGCGCTGCTCGACCGTGCGGGGCGCATCAGCCGCCTGATCGTCCTGCCGGACCAGCCGCTGCGGCAGCCGCCGTTGGACGAGATCGCGCCGGACCTCGTGCTTGTGCGGGCGCAGGCCTCCAGCGACGTCGGGCGGCTGACGGACAGTTTCCACCTGAACCTCACCGCCTTCGGCTTCCTCTCCTTCGCGGTGGGCATCTTCATCGTCCATGGCGCGATCGGCCTGGCCTTCGAGCAGCGGCGCGGCATGGTGCGCACCCTGCGCGCGCTCGGTGTCCCGATTGCCGGCCTGATCGTCCTGATGCTGCTGGAACTGGTCGTGCTGGCGGTGCTGGCGGGCGCGCTCGGATTGGTGCTGGGCTACTGGATCGCGGCGCTGCTCTTGCCGGATGTCGCCGCGACGGTTCGAGGCCTCTATGGCGCCGATGTCGCCGGCACGCTGCAGATCCGCCCTGCCTGGTGGCTTTCGGGCTTGGCAATGGCGCTCGGCGGCGCGTTGATGGCGGCGGCCAGCGCGTTCTGGCGGTTGGCGCGGATGCCGATACTCGCCAGTGCCGGTGGGCGCGCCTGGGCACTCGCATCGGGCCGGACCCGCGTGCTCCAGGCCGCGGCTGCGGTCCTGCTACTCGGAGCGGCAGGCCTTCTGACGATCGTCGGGACGGGGCTCGCCGCCGGTTTCGCGCTGCTTGCCGCCCTGCTCCTGGGCGCCGCACTTGCGCTGCCCACCTGCCTTGCGGCGATCCTGCGCCTGGGCGAGGGACTGTCCGGTGGTCCCATGGCGCACTGGTTCTGGGCCGACACGCGCCAGCAGCTGCCCGGCCTCGGGCTGGCGCTGATGGCGCTGCTGCTGGCCATGGCCGCGAATGTGGGCGTATCGACCATGGTCTCCAGCTTCCGCCTCACCTTCGTCGGTTTCCTCGACCAGCGCCTGTCGGCCGAACTCTATGTGGATGCCGAAGCGGTTGCGGACCGGTCCGCGCTCGAGCGCTTCCTCGACGCGCGCGCCGACGCCGTGCTGCCCATCATGTCTGTCGATGCCACGCTTGCCGGCTTGCCGGCGGAGATATTCGGCGCGCGCGTCGGCGACACCTATCGCGACAACTGGCGCTTCCTCGACGCGTCCCCCGCCGTCTGGGACGAGGTGGAAGAGGGCAGGGCGGTCGTTATCAACGAGCAGCTTTCCCGCCGGGCCGGCCTGCAGGTCGGCGACATGCTCGCGCTCGCGCCGGAGCTGTCGCTGCCGGTGGCGGGCGTGGTTGGCGACTACGGAAATCCGATCGGCCAGGCGATCGTCGGCGAGGCGCTGTTCCGGCAGACTTTTCCCTCCGTCCAGCCGTCGCGCTACGGGCTACGCACCGACGACGCGCAGGGCGTACGGCAGGCGCTGGTGGAGACGTTCGACTTATCACCGGCGCGCATCATCGATCAGGCGTCGCTGAAGGCCTTCTCGCTGTCGGTCTTCGAGCGCACTTTCTCCGTGACCGGGGCGCTGAACGTACTGACGCTGGCGGTGGCGGCCTTCGCCATCCTGATGAGCCTCCTGACGCTCGCGGCGCTGCGGCTGCCGCAGATGGCGCCGGTCTGGGCGATGGGCACGACGCAGCGCCGGCTGGCCGTGCAGGAGATCCTGCGCACCCTCCTGCTTGCCGCCGTGACTGCGCTGCTGGCGCTGCCGCTCGGGTTGGCGCTTGCCTGGGTCCTGCTCGCCATCGTCAATGTCGAGGCGTTCGGTTGGCGCCTGCCGATGTACCTCTTCCCCGTTGAATACGCCCGGCTGGTACTTTTTGCGCTGGTCGCCGCGCTCGTCGCGGCGCTCTGGCCAGCTTGGCGGCTGGCGCGCATGGAGCCGGCCGCTCTGCTGAGGATCTTCGCCAATGAACGTTAG